In Stigmatopora nigra isolate UIUO_SnigA chromosome 11, RoL_Snig_1.1, whole genome shotgun sequence, the following proteins share a genomic window:
- the ankzf1 gene encoding tRNA endonuclease ANKZF1 isoform X2, whose protein sequence is MKPTNPDHHSIFDLCSQDETLTGLREVNPFLKNSANREPTKDNLEDEVPKDVREISDKMSCLACRCSFINREEQMEHYKLDWHRFNLRQKMLGSLPVTTEEFERKTGAGDVSSISGSESDSEEEEDSDVNQEETSWNADHGDNDCSDNINLVSGRLSSKVAFQNSAGQYMLVYRNILHGKADKEQELECCLKSITQKTLWIILMTGGGHFAAAVFQGKEVLQHKTFHRYTVRAKRGTTQGLKDSQNKSHAPKSAGAALRRYNEAALVKDIQELLVNWEEHLKEASAIFVRAPTYNRTIFFGGRTSPLDKKDSRVRTIPFPTRRATFGEVRRVHNMLSTVLLYGKDADLSTLSNPPKRFSKKKTVQPTAAVNPEKDEMEAIQSSSDEEPGAKIHLEMVEMTIATQDLKEFDMQPSRHNQKRRRKKKKKEEEEKEENKDEEEDAGELSNTEVDDIGQEDDTSQQPRPKSKNRRKKPAKMDDSWEYSLRDDLFTACKVGDLDALCHLLHLTGGPQEPSQVEAMDGANPLNLLNKHIDSSGFTLLHVASAAAQKDVIRLLLDAGANPACSDRKGQTPYNVSPDKDTRNVFRKYMGDNPDKYDYNKARVPGPLTAEIESMKSEKKKAQKMLKKQRERIVKEEKRKQEMELEEKKKFACLSDREKRALAAEKRFAAQVTASEANLSNIKRCWQCGESLLGKTPFHYMDFSFCTPRCVQEHRKANVPAGKS, encoded by the exons ATGAAGCCAACAAATCCAGATCACCACTCCATATTTGACCTTTGCTCCCAAGATGAAACCTTAACAGGACTGAGAGAAGTTAACCCCTTCCTTAAAAACAGTGCTAACAGGGAGCCGACCAAAGACA ATTTGGAGGATGAAGTTCCCAAGGATGTCAGGGAGATCTCGGATAAGATGTCCTGCTTGGCCTGCAGATGCTCCTTCATTAATAGGGAAGAACAG ATGGAACACTACAAGCTGGACTGGCATCGATTTAACTTGAGACAGAAGATGTTAGGAAGCCTCCCTGTAACCACTGAGGAGTTTGAGAGGAAGACTGGAGCTG GAGATGTGTCAAGTATCTCAGGTTCCGAGTCTGACtcggaggaggaagaagattcAGACGTGAATCAGGAAGAAACAAGCTGGAACGCAGATCATGGTGATAATGACTGCTCAGATAATATCAATTTAGTGTCAGGAAGGCTCTCCAGCAAAGTGGCTTTCCAAAATTCAGCGGGACAATATATGTTGGTCTACCGCAACATTCTACACGGAAAG GCAGATAAAGAGCAAGAGTTGGAATGCTGTTTAAAGTCCATCACCCAGAAAACACTGTGGATAATTCTGATGACAGGAGGTGGCCATtttgctgctgctgttttccAGGG GAAAGAAGTCCTTCAGCACAAAACCTTCCACCGATACACTGTGCGGGCAAAACGAGGCACCACCCAAGGACTGAAGGATTCCCAAAACAAGTCTCACGCCCCCAAGTCTGCAGGAGCTGCGCTAAGACGCTACAACGAGGCAGCACTAGTCAAA GACATTCAGGAGCTCTTGGTAAACTGGGAAGAACACTTGAAGGAAGCATCCGCCATATTTGTACGAGCCCCGACCTATAATAGAACAATCTTTTTTGGAGGCCGCACAAGTCCGTTGGATAAAAAGGACAGTAGGGTTCGTACCATACCCTTTCCCACGCGTAGGGCAACATTTGGTGAAGTTCGGAGAGTGCACAATATGCTTTCCACAGTTCTGCTTTACG GGAAGGATGCTGACTTGTCCACTTTAAGCAACCCACCTAAGAGGTTTTCAAAGAAAAAGACTGTCCAACCTACTGCAGCAGTCAATCCTGAAAAAGATGAAA TGGAAGCCATCCAGAGCAGCTCAGACGAAGAGCCAGGTGCTAAAATCCATCTCGAAATGGTGGAAATGACCATTGCTACACAGGACCTTAAGGAGTTTGACATGCAACCTTCCAGACACAAtcagaagagaagaagaaagaaaaagaagaaggaggaggaggagaaggaggaaaacaaagatgaaGAAGAGG ATGCAGGAGAGCTAAGTAACACAGAAGTCGACGACATTGGCCAGGAAGATGACACCAGTCAACAGCCAAGACCTAAAAGCAAGAATAGGAGGAAGAAACCAGCAAAAA TGGATGACTCATGGGAGTACAGCCTAAGGGACGACCTCTTCACAGCCTGCAAAGTTGGGGACCTGGATGCATTGTGTCATCTCCTCCATCTTACTGGGGGGCCTCAAGAGCCATCTCAGGTGGAGGCTATGGACGGCGCCAATCCTTTAAATCTTCTTAATAAGCACATTGACTCCTCGGGGTTCACTTTGCTGCACGTCGCGTCAGCGGCCGCTCAGAAGGATGTCATCAGACTGCTGTTGGATGCCGGAGCTAATCCGGCCTGCAG TGATAGAAAAGGGCAGACGCCATATAATGTGAGCCCTGACAAAGACACAAGGAATGTGTTTCGGAAATACATGGGTGACAATCCTGACAAATATGACTACAACAAGGCTCGG GTTCCTGGACCTTTAACAGCGGAGATTGAATCTATGAAAAGTGAGAAGAAGAAAGCTCAAAAGATGCTGAAAAAACAGCGTGAAAGGATAGTGAAGGAGGAGAAACGGAAACAGGAGATGGAACTGGAGGAAAAGAAGAAGTTTGCGTGCTTATCAGACCGAGAAAAG agAGCGTTAGCAGCTGAGAAGAGATTTGCAGCGCAAGTAACTGCATCTGAAGCCAACCTTTCCAATATTAA GAGGTGCTGGCAGTGTGGAGAGTCTCTGCTGGGAAAGACCCCTTTCCACTATATGGACTTTTCCTTCTGCACACCCCGCTGCGTGCAAGAACATCGCAAAGCTAATGTACCAGCAGGAAAGAGCTAG
- the il7r gene encoding interleukin-7 receptor subunit alpha isoform X2, whose protein sequence is MLFVCRLAEPLYLLLLFLATCLAQSGEEDTDLESRISCTSHITTTERSLTCKLTGCMNEDNPDEDDCVKSMKICFFARLVNRKKCLSVMGDSVTSTELHPLAQLEVTIHIGREGIVRKTIQLKELVRPRSPEVCNVTVKRESNQAVFQIRTPYQNDYLKVENQLFQLFIWNTDKKTIQNVSSSDRMAVDLEHFRKNSTYRVKVRAIPLISFKGSWSEWSHDVTFFIPDVQTQSEEKVTPTRKLLVCLLALVVMTSCFGIFWKKKIFSYMWPNIPHPKPTLVQTCKPNVVSLLLNLKPEEFSALNIHPVVETVEQERGAASLSICPSSTTQFYCHLNCEYTSVLFWVYYDHIYSYLDTKNNAQK, encoded by the exons ATGCTGTTCGTCTGCCGGTTAGCCGAGCCCTTGTATTTGCTGCTGCTGTTCCTGGCAACTTGTCTGGCACAGAGCGGCGAAGAAGACACCGACTTGG AGTCCCGAATCAGTTGTACCTCGCACATCACCACTACAGAACGCAGTTTAACCTGCAAACTGACTGGCTGCATGAACGAGGACAACCCAGATGAGGATGACTGCGTGAAATCAATGAAAATCTG tttCTTTGCTCGCctggtgaacagaaaaaaatgcctctCCGTGATGGGTGACTCGGTCACGTCTACTGAACTGCATCCCTTGGCCCAACTTGAGGTGACCATCCACATAGGGAGGGAGGGAATTGTCAGGAAAACAATCCAACTGAAAGAACTTG tTAGACCTCGAAGTCCTGAGGTCTGCAACGTAACGGTGAAACGCGAGTCCAACCAGGCCGTCTTTCAAATCCGGACACCCTATCAGAACGACTACCTGAAAGTTGAAAATCAGCTTTTCCAGTTGTTCATTTGGAACACCGACAAAAAGACG ATTCAAAATGTGTCGTCGTCAGATAGGATGGCCGTCGACTTGGAGCACTTTCGTAAAAACTCAACCTATCGCGTCAAAGTGCGAGCAATCCCGCTCATTTCCTTTAAGGGGAGCTGGAGCGAATGGAGTCACGACGTCACTTTCTTTATTCCTGATG TCCAGACACAAAGTGAGGAGAAAGTGACACCGACGAGGAAGCTATTGGTGTGTCTCCTCGCTTTGGTGGTGATGACTTCCTGCTTTGGGatcttctggaaaaaaaa GATATTTTCCTATATGTGGCCCAATATTCCACATCCAAAACCCACTCTAGTGCAGACCTGCAAGCCCAATGTT GTTTCCCTCCTACTCAACCTAAAACCTGAGGAATTCAGTGCCCTTAACATCCACCCAGTGGTCGAAACCGTCGAGCAAGAGCGAG GTGCAGCTTCCTTGAGCATCTGTCCATCGTCCACTACACAATTCTACTGCCATCTGAACTGTGAGTACACTTCTGTTCTCTTCTGGGTTTATTATGAccacatatattcatatttagatacaaaaaacaatgcacaaaaataG
- the LOC144204580 gene encoding uncharacterized protein LOC144204580, whose amino-acid sequence MMDSDEQVEYLQKAIEESTQKLNDMIELKRFLDEEIHCMVTETNERKDLLALFQEIGVLESIQQFGTLLQKEKALTEQLNNEAVVERKELNDLHERIEDARTKKQSLVDKIEEMKQLLQEPKDLKTAAQGSNHTASTRMEKMKK is encoded by the exons ATGATGGACTCAGAC gagcaaGTGGAATATTTGCAGAAAGCAATCGAAGAAAGTACTCAAAAACTGAATGACATGATTGAACTTAAAAGATTCCTTGATGAGGAAATCCACTGCAT GGTTACGGAAACAAATGAGAGGAAAGATTTGCTAGCTCTTTTCCAAGAAATTGGAGTTTTGGAAAGCATACAACAATTTGGTACACTTCTCCAAAAGGAAAAGGCGCTTACTGAGCAACTAAATAATGAAGCTGTGGTAGAAAG AAAGGAATTAAACGACCTACATGAAAGAATAGAAGATGCAAGAACTAAGAAACAAAGCCTGGTGGACAAAATTGAAGAAATGAAACAGCTTTTGCAAGAGCCCAAGGATCTCAAGACTGCTG CCCAAGGATCGAATCATACAGCAAGCACTCGAatggagaaaatgaaaaaatag
- the glb1l gene encoding beta-galactosidase-1-like protein: MKSREMNTSFFFFLTVSCLFSTPGVLSKRSFTIDYKNNCFLKDGQPFQYISGSIHYSRIPRFYWKDRLLKMYMTGLNTIQIYVPWNFHETVEGVHNFSGDRDLEHFLDLANQTGLLVILRPGPYICAEWEMGGLPAWLLQKKILLRTSDADYLLAVTKWFTVLLPKMMRWLYVNGGNIISVQVENEYGSYFACDYNYLRHLRALLQGNLGKDVVLFTTDGNTDREMTCGTLDGLYATVDFGIGDNTTEAFNRQRKFEPQGPLVNSEYYTGWLDHWGDQHAMVDTKRVSQGLAEMLRMGANVNMYMFEGGTNFGYWNGADHDTSFRPVVTSYDYDAPLSEAGDPTEKLFAIREVIKMFKSVPFGPMPPATPKFAYGLVVLKKVGNITSLLDTLSVGPVQSKYPLTFEKLNQFYGYVLYQTTLPRDLPEPTPLISPLNGVHDRAYVSVNGVFQGVLERDTILAIKVTGRQGDIVDILVENMGRVNFGSFINDYKGLVGNLILGQDILTNWKMYPLDIDGAVAAGWPHIFTFQFGTNEPSIGPTVYTGTLQPNGVALDTFLKLNGWTKGQVWLNGFNLGRYWPARGPQQTLYVPGPLLSTNKPNNITVLELEGAPAHLRVLFMDRPLLTATYHKL; the protein is encoded by the exons ATGAAGAGCAGGGAAATGAACACcagtttcttctttttcttaacAGTGAGCTGTCTTTTCTCAACCCCTGGG GTGTTATCCAAGCGATCTTTCACAATAGACTacaaaaacaattgttttttgaAAGATGGTCAACCCTTTCAGTACATCTCAGGCAGCATTCACTACTCCCGAATCCCACGTTTCTACTGGAAGGATCGGCTGCTGAAGATGTACATGACGGGGCTCAACACTATCCAAAT ATATGTTCCTTGGAACTTCCACGAAACTGTGGAAGGAGTCCACAACTTCTCAGGGGACCGAGATTTGGAACATTTCTTAGATTTGGCCAATCAGACGGGCCTTTTGGTTATCCTGCGGCCCGGCCCGTATATCTGTGCTGAATGGGAGATG GGTGGTTTGCCGGCTTGGTTGCtccaaaaaaagattttattacGCACATCTGACGCag ATTATTTACTGGCGGTCACTAAGTGGTTCACTGTACTCCTCCCCAAAATGATGCGCTGGTTATATGTTAATGGGGGAAACATCATTAGTGTCCAG GTTGAGAATGAGTATGGAAGCTACTTTGCTTGTGACTACAACTACCTGCGTCATCTGCGGGCTTTGTTGCAAGGAAATCTAGGCAAAGACGTTGTTTTGTTCACCACTGATGGCAACACGGACAGAGAAATGACATGCGGGACCCTGGATGGATTATACGCTACTGTGGACTTTGGCATAG GTGACAACACTACTGAAGCCTTCAACAGGCAAAGGAAGTTTGAACCACAGGGTCCTTTG GTCAATTCGGAGTACTACACTGGTTGGTTGGATCACTGGGGAGATCAGCATGCCATGGTTGATACCAAGAGGGTCAGCCAAGGGTTAGCCGAGATGCTGAGAATGGGTGCTAATGTTAACAT GTACATGTTTGAAGGTGGGACCAACTTTGGCTACTGGAATG GTGCTGACCACGACACCAGCTTTCGTCCAGTAGTAACTAGTTACGACTATGACGCTCCACTATCAGAAGCAGGGGACCCAACAGAGAAGCTATTTGCCATCCGAGAAGTCATTAAAATG TTTAAATCCGTTCCATTTGGACCCATGCCACCTGCTACTCCCAAATTTGCCTATGGGTTGGTGGTATTAAAAAAG GTTGGCAACATTACCAGTCTGTTGGACACCCTTTCTGTTGGACCTGTTCAGTCCAAGTATCCTTTAACTTTTGAGAAACTCAATCAG TTCTATGGATACGTTCTGTATCAGACCACATTGCCCCGTGACCTCCCTGAACCCACACCACTAATATCTCCTCTGAATGGAGTTCATGACCGCGCGTATGTGTCCGTCAATGGG GTTTTCCAGGGTGTCTTGGAGAGAGACACCATACTGGCAATAAAAGTGACTGGACGCCAGGGAGACATTGTGGACATCCTTGTGGAGAATATGGGCAGAGTTAACTTTGGGAGCTTTATCAATGACTATAAG GGTCTTGTTGGAAATCTAATCCTGGGGCAAGATATTTTAACTAATTGGAAAATGTACCCCTTGGATATTGATGGGGCTGTTGCTGCCGGATGGCCACATATTTTTACCTTCCAATTTGGAACAAATGAACCTTCAATTGGACCGACTGTCTACACGGGAACATTGCAGCCCAATGGTGTGGCTTTGGACACATTTCTCAAGCTAAATGGCTGGACAAAG GGTCAAGTGTGGCTGAATGGTTTTAATCTGGGACGATACTGGCCAGCAAGAGGCCCACAGCAGACCCTTTATGTTCCCGGACCACTACTCAGCACCAACAAGCCCAATAATATTACAGTGCTAGAACTTGAAGGGGCACCAGCGCATTTAAGGGTGCTCTTCATGGACCGACCTCTCCTCACAGCAACCTACCATAAATTGTGA
- the ankzf1 gene encoding tRNA endonuclease ANKZF1 isoform X1: MKPTNPDHHSIFDLCSQDETLTGLREVNPFLKNSANREPTKDNLEDEVPKDVREISDKMSCLACRCSFINREEQMEHYKLDWHRFNLRQKMLGSLPVTTEEFERKTGAGDVSSISGSESDSEEEEDSDVNQEETSWNADHGDNDCSDNINLVSGRLSSKVAFQNSAGQYMLVYRNILHGKADKEQELECCLKSITQKTLWIILMTGGGHFAAAVFQGKEVLQHKTFHRYTVRAKRGTTQGLKDSQNKSHAPKSAGAALRRYNEAALVKDIQELLVNWEEHLKEASAIFVRAPTYNRTIFFGGRTSPLDKKDSRVRTIPFPTRRATFGEVRRVHNMLSTVLLYGKDADLSTLSNPPKRFSKKKTVQPTAAVNPEKDEMEAIQSSSDEEPGAKIHLEMVEMTIATQDLKEFDMQPSRHNQKRRRKKKKKEEEEKEENKDEEEDAGELSNTEVDDIGQEDDTSQQPRPKSKNRRKKPAKTVDDSWEYSLRDDLFTACKVGDLDALCHLLHLTGGPQEPSQVEAMDGANPLNLLNKHIDSSGFTLLHVASAAAQKDVIRLLLDAGANPACSDRKGQTPYNVSPDKDTRNVFRKYMGDNPDKYDYNKARVPGPLTAEIESMKSEKKKAQKMLKKQRERIVKEEKRKQEMELEEKKKFACLSDREKRALAAEKRFAAQVTASEANLSNIKRCWQCGESLLGKTPFHYMDFSFCTPRCVQEHRKANVPAGKS; this comes from the exons ATGAAGCCAACAAATCCAGATCACCACTCCATATTTGACCTTTGCTCCCAAGATGAAACCTTAACAGGACTGAGAGAAGTTAACCCCTTCCTTAAAAACAGTGCTAACAGGGAGCCGACCAAAGACA ATTTGGAGGATGAAGTTCCCAAGGATGTCAGGGAGATCTCGGATAAGATGTCCTGCTTGGCCTGCAGATGCTCCTTCATTAATAGGGAAGAACAG ATGGAACACTACAAGCTGGACTGGCATCGATTTAACTTGAGACAGAAGATGTTAGGAAGCCTCCCTGTAACCACTGAGGAGTTTGAGAGGAAGACTGGAGCTG GAGATGTGTCAAGTATCTCAGGTTCCGAGTCTGACtcggaggaggaagaagattcAGACGTGAATCAGGAAGAAACAAGCTGGAACGCAGATCATGGTGATAATGACTGCTCAGATAATATCAATTTAGTGTCAGGAAGGCTCTCCAGCAAAGTGGCTTTCCAAAATTCAGCGGGACAATATATGTTGGTCTACCGCAACATTCTACACGGAAAG GCAGATAAAGAGCAAGAGTTGGAATGCTGTTTAAAGTCCATCACCCAGAAAACACTGTGGATAATTCTGATGACAGGAGGTGGCCATtttgctgctgctgttttccAGGG GAAAGAAGTCCTTCAGCACAAAACCTTCCACCGATACACTGTGCGGGCAAAACGAGGCACCACCCAAGGACTGAAGGATTCCCAAAACAAGTCTCACGCCCCCAAGTCTGCAGGAGCTGCGCTAAGACGCTACAACGAGGCAGCACTAGTCAAA GACATTCAGGAGCTCTTGGTAAACTGGGAAGAACACTTGAAGGAAGCATCCGCCATATTTGTACGAGCCCCGACCTATAATAGAACAATCTTTTTTGGAGGCCGCACAAGTCCGTTGGATAAAAAGGACAGTAGGGTTCGTACCATACCCTTTCCCACGCGTAGGGCAACATTTGGTGAAGTTCGGAGAGTGCACAATATGCTTTCCACAGTTCTGCTTTACG GGAAGGATGCTGACTTGTCCACTTTAAGCAACCCACCTAAGAGGTTTTCAAAGAAAAAGACTGTCCAACCTACTGCAGCAGTCAATCCTGAAAAAGATGAAA TGGAAGCCATCCAGAGCAGCTCAGACGAAGAGCCAGGTGCTAAAATCCATCTCGAAATGGTGGAAATGACCATTGCTACACAGGACCTTAAGGAGTTTGACATGCAACCTTCCAGACACAAtcagaagagaagaagaaagaaaaagaagaaggaggaggaggagaaggaggaaaacaaagatgaaGAAGAGG ATGCAGGAGAGCTAAGTAACACAGAAGTCGACGACATTGGCCAGGAAGATGACACCAGTCAACAGCCAAGACCTAAAAGCAAGAATAGGAGGAAGAAACCAGCAAAAA CAGTGGATGACTCATGGGAGTACAGCCTAAGGGACGACCTCTTCACAGCCTGCAAAGTTGGGGACCTGGATGCATTGTGTCATCTCCTCCATCTTACTGGGGGGCCTCAAGAGCCATCTCAGGTGGAGGCTATGGACGGCGCCAATCCTTTAAATCTTCTTAATAAGCACATTGACTCCTCGGGGTTCACTTTGCTGCACGTCGCGTCAGCGGCCGCTCAGAAGGATGTCATCAGACTGCTGTTGGATGCCGGAGCTAATCCGGCCTGCAG TGATAGAAAAGGGCAGACGCCATATAATGTGAGCCCTGACAAAGACACAAGGAATGTGTTTCGGAAATACATGGGTGACAATCCTGACAAATATGACTACAACAAGGCTCGG GTTCCTGGACCTTTAACAGCGGAGATTGAATCTATGAAAAGTGAGAAGAAGAAAGCTCAAAAGATGCTGAAAAAACAGCGTGAAAGGATAGTGAAGGAGGAGAAACGGAAACAGGAGATGGAACTGGAGGAAAAGAAGAAGTTTGCGTGCTTATCAGACCGAGAAAAG agAGCGTTAGCAGCTGAGAAGAGATTTGCAGCGCAAGTAACTGCATCTGAAGCCAACCTTTCCAATATTAA GAGGTGCTGGCAGTGTGGAGAGTCTCTGCTGGGAAAGACCCCTTTCCACTATATGGACTTTTCCTTCTGCACACCCCGCTGCGTGCAAGAACATCGCAAAGCTAATGTACCAGCAGGAAAGAGCTAG
- the il7r gene encoding interleukin-7 receptor subunit alpha isoform X1, translating to MLFVCRLAEPLYLLLLFLATCLAQSGEEDTDLESRISCTSHITTTERSLTCKLTGCMNEDNPDEDDCVKSMKICFFARLVNRKKCLSVMGDSVTSTELHPLAQLEVTIHIGREGIVRKTIQLKELVRPRSPEVCNVTVKRESNQAVFQIRTPYQNDYLKVENQLFQLFIWNTDKKTIQNVSSSDRMAVDLEHFRKNSTYRVKVRAIPLISFKGSWSEWSHDVTFFIPDVQTQSEEKVTPTRKLLVCLLALVVMTSCFGIFWKKKIFSYMWPNIPHPKPTLVQTCKPNVVSLLLNLKPEEFSALNIHPVVETVEQERGMAIHCATFTLANAPHSTQNSDCSASMELSILHDSNCSNGLGSLQSSTAAVSGPGEPLLLEGSQKEEDYVTMAGFLQIKSIRGGETRI from the exons ATGCTGTTCGTCTGCCGGTTAGCCGAGCCCTTGTATTTGCTGCTGCTGTTCCTGGCAACTTGTCTGGCACAGAGCGGCGAAGAAGACACCGACTTGG AGTCCCGAATCAGTTGTACCTCGCACATCACCACTACAGAACGCAGTTTAACCTGCAAACTGACTGGCTGCATGAACGAGGACAACCCAGATGAGGATGACTGCGTGAAATCAATGAAAATCTG tttCTTTGCTCGCctggtgaacagaaaaaaatgcctctCCGTGATGGGTGACTCGGTCACGTCTACTGAACTGCATCCCTTGGCCCAACTTGAGGTGACCATCCACATAGGGAGGGAGGGAATTGTCAGGAAAACAATCCAACTGAAAGAACTTG tTAGACCTCGAAGTCCTGAGGTCTGCAACGTAACGGTGAAACGCGAGTCCAACCAGGCCGTCTTTCAAATCCGGACACCCTATCAGAACGACTACCTGAAAGTTGAAAATCAGCTTTTCCAGTTGTTCATTTGGAACACCGACAAAAAGACG ATTCAAAATGTGTCGTCGTCAGATAGGATGGCCGTCGACTTGGAGCACTTTCGTAAAAACTCAACCTATCGCGTCAAAGTGCGAGCAATCCCGCTCATTTCCTTTAAGGGGAGCTGGAGCGAATGGAGTCACGACGTCACTTTCTTTATTCCTGATG TCCAGACACAAAGTGAGGAGAAAGTGACACCGACGAGGAAGCTATTGGTGTGTCTCCTCGCTTTGGTGGTGATGACTTCCTGCTTTGGGatcttctggaaaaaaaa GATATTTTCCTATATGTGGCCCAATATTCCACATCCAAAACCCACTCTAGTGCAGACCTGCAAGCCCAATGTT GTTTCCCTCCTACTCAACCTAAAACCTGAGGAATTCAGTGCCCTTAACATCCACCCAGTGGTCGAAACCGTCGAGCAAGAGCGAGGTATGGCTATCCATTGCGCAACCTTTACGCTGGCCAATGCCCCCCACTCCACTCAAAACTCTGACTGCAGTGCCAGCATGGAGCTTTCAATTTTGCATGATAGCAATTGCTCCAATGGACTTGGCAGTCTTCAGAGCTCCACTGCTGCTGTGTCCGGTCCAGGAGAACCTCTTCTCTTGGAGGGCTCTCAAAAGGAGGAGGATTATGTAACAATGGCCGGTTTCCTCCAGATTAAGTCGATTCGTGGTGGAGAAACAAGGATCTGA